Part of the Marinobacterium rhizophilum genome is shown below.
CCTCCGACGATCAGGCCATGCACCGGCAGGCCCGCGGTTTTCAGCGCCTGCAGCAGGTCAATAAAGTCGTTGTGTCCCTTGAGACGGGTCAGGCGCCCGGGCAGCGTCAGTAGCTGCTTGCCGGCAAGTGCCGGGTATTCACTCTTCCAGCGCTCAAGCCAGTCAGGTTCAGGCTGGTAGCCGAAGGGGAACTCCAGCGGGTCTATACCGCGGTAGATACGCCGCACCCGCGCCATGTCGGTTTGCGGGTAGTTGTCGCGGATGTAGTTTTCCACCGTTTCCGACACCGCGATAACGCGCTCGCCACGGCACATGACGCCGCTGTAGCCCGATACGGAATAGAGACCATGCACGGTCGTGACCAGGCGCGGGCGCTCAGACTCCGGCAAGCCCTTCCAGGCATGCCAGGCCACCCAGGCCGGCATGCGCGAGCGCAGATGCAGGATGTCGGGTTTTTCTTGCCGCAGCCAGCGTCGCAGCGCCCAGATGTTGCGCAACGTCCAGGGGGACTTGCGCCCCAGGTCCCAGGTCACATGGCGGCTGCCGTCCCGTTCCAGCGGTGCAACCAGGCGGCCGCCAGCCGAAATCACGATGGACTCGTGACCCTGGGATACCAGCGCGCGGGCCACTTCCAGCGTACCCTTCTCGACACCGCCACCCTCCAGTGCCGGCAGAACCTGAACCACCTTCATAGCTTGAATCTTTCCTGTAATAGCCGCGCGCAGCGGTCGGCTTCATTGAACCCCTGGGCCGGCGCCGACAATGGCCGGCCGCTCCACTGCGCCAGCGCGGTTAGCTGGCCGCGCTGGACCAGGCTGGCCAGGCCCCGGGCGACACGGCTGTCGCTGACCGGAGCCAGCTCCAGCAGGCCCACAGCACAACCGGCACTGAGGGCCTCGTAGATCATCGAAACGCTGTCGGCACTGACCCAGCAGCACTCGGCCACACCGAGCTGGGCCGGCAGCCAGTCGGCATCCGTTTGCTCAGGCAGCACCAGCTCGATCGCCTCGATGGCCGCCAGCGCAGTTTGCAGCGACCGCGGCGTACGCCGGGAGGTCACCACGCGCCAGTGGCGCGGATCACGCTCCAGCAGTTCATGCAGCTGCGCCAGTATCTGCGCGTCGTCCCAGTGATAGTGCTTCGAGGGCCCGCCCAGCAGAATCAGGCCAAAACCGGAAGCCTTGGCGGCCGGTCGCATGCGATTGAGCGCACCCTGGGTACGGATCACGTTGCCGCGTTCAGGCGGGCGGTCATGCTCGGGGATCAGGCACAGATCAAACCAGCCCAACGGCAGGCTCGGGCGCATCAGTACGACAGCAGGCGCCCCGGTGGCCCGATGCAAGGCCAGCAGGCTCAGGTGGGTGCCATGGCCGGCGCCGATCAACAGCGCTGGCTGGGGGACGACATCGTGCCGCCGCCCCAGCAGCGCCCGCATCAGCTGCGTCCCCCGCAGCGGTGTCCGGATGTCGACCTGCAGCTGCGGCCGCAATGCCTGCAGCGCGCCAGCCAGCCCCAGGGACTGGTTCAGGTGGCCGGGTTTGCCGTCGCTGATAATACAGATGTGGGACACTGAACTTCCTGTGGCGGGCGCGCTGTTCCACGCGCGGCTGATAAATCATTTGGCTATTGCCCGCCGCGGCGCTAGGCAGCGGTACAACCGGCTGACCATGATAATCAAAATCAGGCCAAAGACCCACGCCACAGGTGCCGAATTTGGCGAATGCCCGCGCAGGAGGCCCAGCCACAGGCTGAAAATACCGTTGCGGGCCCACTTTTTAAGCGCCAGACAATTCCATTTTTCCTGAGGATGCTTACAATCTAGCGTCCTGTATTATAGATCCGCGATGGCCCTGTCACTCCTGCCTGCGCGAGGACTCTATTTTTCTGCACTTGTTTTAGGATGGTCAGTATGGCGGCTTTCGGCTCACTTTTTATGCCAGAAATGGCAATTTCCTGGTTTGACGGTTCTGACTGGAGTGAAAGCCAGGTGGTACCGAGCGACAGCATCCAGCTGCACCCCGGCGCTCATGTCCTGCACTACTCCAGCACCTGCTTTGAAGGCC
Proteins encoded:
- a CDS encoding mitochondrial fission ELM1 family protein, with translation MSHICIISDGKPGHLNQSLGLAGALQALRPQLQVDIRTPLRGTQLMRALLGRRHDVVPQPALLIGAGHGTHLSLLALHRATGAPAVVLMRPSLPLGWFDLCLIPEHDRPPERGNVIRTQGALNRMRPAAKASGFGLILLGGPSKHYHWDDAQILAQLHELLERDPRHWRVVTSRRTPRSLQTALAAIEAIELVLPEQTDADWLPAQLGVAECCWVSADSVSMIYEALSAGCAVGLLELAPVSDSRVARGLASLVQRGQLTALAQWSGRPLSAPAQGFNEADRCARLLQERFKL
- a CDS encoding glycosyltransferase family 4 protein, coding for MKVVQVLPALEGGGVEKGTLEVARALVSQGHESIVISAGGRLVAPLERDGSRHVTWDLGRKSPWTLRNIWALRRWLRQEKPDILHLRSRMPAWVAWHAWKGLPESERPRLVTTVHGLYSVSGYSGVMCRGERVIAVSETVENYIRDNYPQTDMARVRRIYRGIDPLEFPFGYQPEPDWLERWKSEYPALAGKQLLTLPGRLTRLKGHNDFIDLLQALKTAGLPVHGLIVGGEDPKRRAYAREIRERIQSLGLGDDITLTGGRDDIRDIYAVSSLVLSLSTKPESFGRTVAEALSLGVPVAGYAHGGVGEILGALYPAGAVPLGDSEALVTRVTALLKGGERPTGNAVFLQNTMLEQTLAVYRELCA